In Natronoarchaeum philippinense, a single window of DNA contains:
- a CDS encoding tyrosine-type recombinase/integrase, whose protein sequence is MYLDGRKDELAAATLKGQKYRLRAFVAWCDEEEIENLNDLGGRDLYEYRIWRREGGYSEDGAELKTVTLRGQLSTVRAFLRFCASVDAVPEDLAEKVPVPSVSGAGGVSDSTLAPSRAVEILEYLGRYHYASRKHITVLIAWHTGARCGAIRGIDIEDIDLEGDSPGIEFLHRPDTDTPLKNADKGERWNAISQHVAHTIQDYVNGPRNDVTDEYGRNPLLTTAHGRPSGSTIRDTIYSVTRPCWRGEGCPHDRDIETCEATHYHHASKCPSSRSPHDVRSGRVTAYRREDVPREIVSDRLNASEQILDRHYDRRSEREKSEQRRKYLPNT, encoded by the coding sequence ATGTATCTGGACGGTCGCAAAGACGAGCTGGCCGCCGCGACGCTGAAGGGACAGAAGTATCGACTCCGTGCGTTCGTCGCGTGGTGCGACGAAGAGGAGATCGAGAACCTGAACGACCTCGGTGGGCGCGATCTGTACGAGTACCGCATCTGGCGACGCGAAGGCGGCTACTCCGAAGACGGCGCGGAACTGAAGACCGTCACGCTACGTGGGCAGCTCTCGACTGTCCGGGCGTTCCTTCGGTTCTGTGCGTCGGTCGACGCCGTCCCAGAAGACCTCGCTGAAAAGGTGCCGGTGCCGTCCGTTTCCGGTGCCGGCGGCGTCAGTGACAGCACGCTCGCACCGTCGCGTGCCGTCGAGATTCTGGAGTATCTGGGGCGATACCACTACGCCAGCCGGAAGCACATCACGGTGCTGATAGCGTGGCACACTGGCGCTCGGTGCGGGGCAATCCGTGGGATCGACATCGAGGATATCGACCTCGAAGGTGACAGCCCCGGCATCGAGTTCTTACACCGTCCAGACACCGACACGCCGCTGAAGAACGCGGACAAAGGAGAACGCTGGAACGCGATCAGCCAACACGTCGCGCACACGATACAGGACTACGTCAACGGTCCGCGGAACGATGTCACCGACGAGTACGGCCGGAACCCACTCCTGACGACGGCGCATGGGCGTCCGTCCGGTTCAACGATCCGCGACACGATCTACTCGGTGACGCGCCCGTGCTGGCGCGGGGAAGGCTGTCCGCACGACCGCGACATCGAGACGTGCGAGGCGACGCACTACCACCACGCGAGCAAGTGCCCGTCGAGCCGGTCGCCCCACGACGTTCGTAGCGGGCGGGTGACTGCCTATCGACGGGAGGACGTGCCGCGCGAGATCGTCAGCGATCGACTGAATGCGAGCGAACAGATTCTTGACCGCCACTATGACCGCCGTTCGGAGCGTGAGAAGTCCGAACAGCGGCGCAAGTACCTGCCAAACACATGA
- a CDS encoding deazapurine DNA modification protein DpdA family protein encodes MMRESADRFTFYFGAASGSSRKALRELHEPNVMLNYATQNNTPWDGIDRLFIDSGGYSFMKGKGEYTTSNAAYLEFLEDHSPTLYALRDYPCEPEVLETHGRTVREHQRMTTDRHRELINSLSGFEISGQPISVLQGWTIDDYLNHVDEMRDAGTLTDYVGIGSVCRRNREAEIRRIILAVRKALPSSTRLHAFGVKGSVLQYPDVRDALTSADSQSYEMQAQWSVLNDLDAGSKTWRDSALEYLKQKRRIRTILAAKDDADTEQATLAPTTDGGTARYAETSLHRGER; translated from the coding sequence ATGATGCGCGAGTCCGCAGACCGCTTCACGTTCTACTTCGGCGCCGCCAGTGGCAGCTCTCGAAAGGCGCTTCGAGAACTGCACGAACCCAACGTGATGCTGAACTATGCCACCCAGAACAACACCCCTTGGGACGGCATTGATCGGCTGTTCATCGACTCTGGCGGGTACTCCTTCATGAAAGGGAAAGGGGAGTACACCACGTCAAACGCGGCGTATCTGGAGTTCCTCGAAGATCACTCGCCTACGCTGTATGCGCTCCGTGACTACCCGTGTGAACCCGAGGTACTGGAGACGCATGGGAGGACGGTTCGTGAACATCAGCGGATGACGACGGATCGTCACCGAGAACTCATCAACAGCCTCAGCGGGTTTGAGATCTCTGGTCAACCAATCTCGGTACTCCAAGGCTGGACCATAGATGACTATCTCAACCACGTCGACGAGATGCGGGACGCTGGTACACTTACGGACTACGTCGGCATCGGTTCGGTCTGCCGCCGAAACCGCGAGGCTGAGATCCGTCGAATCATTCTCGCGGTTCGTAAGGCGCTTCCGTCCTCTACACGCCTGCACGCGTTCGGCGTCAAAGGGTCCGTCCTACAGTATCCCGATGTTCGGGACGCTCTCACGTCGGCCGACTCGCAATCCTACGAGATGCAGGCCCAGTGGAGTGTGCTGAACGATCTTGACGCTGGGTCGAAGACGTGGCGAGATTCCGCGCTGGAATATCTCAAGCAAAAGCGGCGTATCCGGACAATCCTCGCGGCAAAGGATGACGCGGATACAGAGCAGGCGACCTTAGCTCCGACCACCGACGGTGGGACCGCCAGATACGCCGAGACGAGTCTACATCGGGGGGAGCGGTAG
- a CDS encoding DUF7119 family protein, producing MTADRSGDQPETDGGDRRDAAERAGEAPLPSDRAEPVGAPVVRGDEAVTGQHAQEAVQFNPDDADSLQQAAETVEAFAQNTAGADDNVYMLRGAAACAALVRGEGSYKAAAERAGGEASVAFIRKWARVHDLPQSIRRHVAMGHIAPTAAKHIARVSGDARFDLAWAVLDNDLTVREVRTLASEINDGTDAERALSGHEVRLGRIALDLPPDLYRELRRRAALDGTDPDELAAQALAREFDRH from the coding sequence CCGCCGAACGGGCGGGCGAAGCCCCGCTGCCGTCGGACCGCGCGGAGCCGGTCGGCGCGCCGGTCGTCCGCGGTGACGAGGCGGTCACCGGCCAGCACGCGCAGGAAGCCGTCCAGTTCAACCCGGACGACGCCGATAGTCTCCAGCAGGCCGCCGAGACCGTCGAAGCGTTCGCGCAGAACACGGCCGGCGCCGACGACAACGTATACATGCTTCGCGGCGCCGCAGCCTGTGCCGCGCTGGTTCGCGGCGAGGGATCGTACAAGGCCGCGGCCGAGCGCGCCGGTGGCGAGGCGAGCGTCGCCTTCATCCGCAAATGGGCGCGCGTCCACGATCTTCCCCAGTCGATCCGCCGACACGTCGCCATGGGCCATATCGCGCCGACCGCCGCAAAGCACATCGCGCGAGTCAGCGGCGACGCCCGATTCGATCTCGCGTGGGCCGTCCTCGACAACGACCTCACCGTCCGCGAGGTGCGCACGCTGGCCAGCGAGATCAACGACGGCACCGACGCCGAACGCGCGCTCAGCGGCCACGAGGTGCGGTTGGGCCGCATCGCGCTCGACCTCCCGCCGGATTTGTATCGGGAGCTTCGGCGTCGCGCCGCCCTCGACGGCACCGATCCCGACGAACTCGCCGCCCAAGCGCTCGCCCGCGAGTTCGACCGCCACTGA